In Sphingopyxis sp. 113P3, one DNA window encodes the following:
- the trbE gene encoding conjugal transfer protein TrbE, protein MMNFSEYRSKSACLADFLPWACLVAEGVVLNKDGSFQRSARFRGPDLDSATPAEMVAVTARLNSALRRLGSGWAVFVEARRLAAQSYPISDFPDPVSRLVDIERREQFREEGAHFESSYYLTLVWLPPAEERARAEAWLFEGGVKKGVDPWQWLVGFIDRTERLLHLVEGFMPEARWLDDGETLSYLHSTVSTKVQRVRVPETPAYLDALLADEPLVGGLEPRLGEHHLRTLTITGFPSETFPGLLDELNRLAFAYRWSSRAIMLDKTDAARVLTKIRRQWFAKRKSVAAILKEVMTNEASVLVDSDAANKAADADLALQELGADSAGIAYVSVSVTVWDRDSARAAEKLRLAEKTIQARDFTCTIEGVNALEAWLGSLPGHVYANVRQPPLSTLNLAHLIPLSAVWAGADRDEHLGDAPLLYGKTEGSTPFRFSLHVGDVGHCLIVGPTGSGKSVLLGIMALQFRRYRASQIFVFDFGGSIRAAALAMGGDWQDLGGSLFNAEGSVALQPLARIDEAAERAWAAEWLAALLAGEGVSIDLAAKEHLWSALCSLATAPRPERTLTGLAVLLQSQMLKQALAPYLVGGPWGRLLDAEEERLGDARVEALETEGLVGTSSAAAVLSYLFHRIEGRLDGSPTLIIIDEGWLVLDSPAFTSQLRAWLKTLRKKNASVVFATQSLADIEGSHIAPAIVESCPTRIFLPNDRAAEPQIARIYERFGLSDRQIEILSRATPKRDYYCQSRRGNRLFELGLGDIALAFAAASSKADQLQITELIEAHGRAHFAAAWLRHRRLDWAAELFSSAGTETPIEGESP, encoded by the coding sequence ATGATGAATTTCTCCGAATATCGATCGAAATCCGCCTGCCTTGCAGACTTTCTCCCTTGGGCCTGCCTGGTGGCGGAGGGCGTGGTGCTGAACAAGGACGGGTCGTTCCAGCGATCCGCGCGCTTTCGCGGCCCGGACCTTGACAGCGCCACGCCTGCTGAAATGGTCGCGGTCACCGCGCGCCTCAATAGCGCGCTGCGGCGCCTCGGATCGGGCTGGGCGGTTTTCGTGGAAGCCCGGCGGCTCGCCGCGCAAAGCTATCCGATCTCGGACTTTCCCGATCCCGTCTCGCGCCTCGTCGATATCGAGCGTCGCGAGCAGTTTCGCGAGGAAGGCGCGCATTTCGAGAGTAGCTACTATCTGACCCTCGTCTGGCTGCCGCCCGCCGAGGAGCGTGCGCGCGCCGAAGCCTGGCTTTTTGAAGGCGGCGTGAAGAAGGGGGTCGACCCCTGGCAATGGCTCGTCGGCTTCATCGATCGCACCGAGCGGCTCCTGCATCTCGTCGAAGGGTTCATGCCCGAGGCGCGCTGGCTCGATGACGGGGAAACGCTGAGCTATCTCCACAGTACGGTCTCAACGAAGGTGCAGCGCGTTCGCGTCCCCGAGACGCCCGCCTATCTTGATGCGCTTCTCGCAGACGAGCCGCTCGTCGGCGGGCTCGAACCGCGTCTTGGCGAGCATCATTTGCGTACGCTGACGATCACGGGCTTTCCGAGCGAAACCTTTCCCGGCCTGCTCGACGAGCTCAACCGGCTCGCCTTTGCCTATCGCTGGTCAAGCCGCGCGATCATGCTCGACAAGACCGACGCGGCGCGGGTGCTCACTAAAATCCGCCGGCAGTGGTTCGCAAAACGCAAGTCCGTTGCCGCGATCCTCAAGGAGGTCATGACCAACGAGGCGTCGGTTCTCGTCGACAGCGATGCGGCAAACAAGGCGGCCGATGCGGACCTCGCGCTGCAGGAACTCGGCGCCGACAGCGCCGGCATCGCCTATGTCTCGGTGAGCGTGACGGTATGGGACCGGGATTCGGCACGGGCGGCGGAGAAGCTGCGCCTTGCCGAGAAGACCATCCAGGCCCGCGATTTCACCTGCACGATTGAAGGCGTGAATGCGCTCGAGGCCTGGCTCGGGAGCCTGCCGGGACATGTTTATGCCAATGTCCGCCAGCCTCCCCTCTCGACCTTGAACCTTGCTCATCTGATCCCGCTTTCAGCGGTTTGGGCGGGTGCCGACCGCGACGAGCATCTTGGGGATGCACCCTTGCTATACGGCAAGACCGAAGGCTCGACGCCGTTCCGCTTCTCGCTGCACGTCGGCGACGTTGGCCATTGCCTCATCGTTGGTCCAACCGGATCGGGAAAATCGGTGCTGCTTGGCATCATGGCGCTGCAGTTCCGCCGGTACCGCGCGAGCCAGATCTTTGTCTTCGATTTCGGAGGCTCGATCCGCGCGGCCGCCCTGGCGATGGGCGGTGACTGGCAGGATCTCGGCGGCTCGCTCTTCAACGCCGAAGGCAGCGTTGCGCTGCAACCGCTTGCGCGCATCGACGAGGCGGCCGAGCGCGCCTGGGCAGCCGAATGGCTCGCCGCGCTACTCGCGGGCGAGGGGGTTTCCATCGACCTTGCGGCAAAGGAGCATCTCTGGTCGGCGCTTTGCTCGCTCGCCACCGCGCCGAGGCCCGAGCGGACGCTGACGGGGCTTGCAGTGCTCCTTCAGTCGCAAATGCTCAAGCAGGCGCTCGCGCCCTATCTCGTCGGCGGTCCCTGGGGGCGACTGCTCGATGCCGAGGAAGAACGGCTCGGCGACGCGCGGGTCGAGGCGCTCGAGACCGAGGGGCTTGTCGGCACATCCTCCGCAGCCGCCGTGCTTTCCTATCTTTTTCACCGGATCGAGGGGCGTCTCGACGGCTCCCCGACGCTCATCATCATCGACGAGGGCTGGCTCGTCCTCGATAGCCCGGCCTTCACCTCGCAGCTTCGCGCATGGCTGAAGACCCTGCGAAAGAAAAATGCGAGCGTGGTCTTTGCCACGCAGAGTCTCGCCGATATCGAAGGCTCGCATATTGCGCCGGCGATTGTCGAAAGCTGCCCGACGCGGATTTTCCTGCCAAATGATCGCGCGGCCGAACCGCAGATCGCACGCATCTATGAGCGCTTTGGTCTCAGCGACCGCCAGATCGAGATATTGAGCCGGGCGACACCGAAGCGCGACTATTACTGCCAGTCGCGCCGCGGCAACCGTCTTTTCGAATTGGGTCTCGGCGATATCGCGCTCGCCTTTGCCGCCGCTTCGTCCAAGGCCGATCAACTTCAGATCACCGAGCTGATCGAGGCCCACGGCCGCGCGCACTTTGCCGCGGCCTGGCTTCGCCACCGCCGCCTCGACTGGGCAGCCGAGCTCTTCTCTTCCGCTGGAACCGAAACGCCAATCGAAGGAGAAAGTCCGTGA
- the trbL gene encoding P-type conjugative transfer protein TrbL: MNDTGVIDQFLSVFSTYIDSGFGLVGGEVGFLSSTLIAIDVTLAALFWAWGADEDILQRLIKKTLYIGVFAYIIGNFSALSSILLDSFAGLGLKASGGALALGDFMRPGMIAATGLDAGAPLLDATENLMGPVGFFSNFAQIAILLVAWVIVVLAFFILAVQIFVTILEFKLVTLAGFVLLPFAFFSRTAFMAERVLGHVVSSGIKLLVLAVITGIGTTLFHHFLEAGIGAEPDIEQAMAIALAALTLLGLGIFGPGIANGIVAGGPQLGAGAAAGTAVAAGATLAAGAAGATLVGGAAATALGRTALGGARMAGSARAAYARGAAGREGAAAVSGGAAGVAAAAARGTVAPVRKGADRVRASYQDGRTGRERGSSASPGTSPEEQPAWAKALRRRQAVMQGTAALAHSIRSGDAHGAGAAPDTSEKE, encoded by the coding sequence ATGAACGACACCGGCGTCATCGATCAGTTCTTGAGCGTCTTTTCGACCTATATCGACAGCGGCTTCGGTCTCGTCGGGGGCGAGGTCGGCTTCCTCTCCTCGACGCTCATCGCGATCGACGTCACGCTCGCGGCGCTCTTCTGGGCGTGGGGTGCCGACGAGGACATCTTGCAGCGCCTCATCAAGAAGACACTCTATATCGGTGTTTTTGCCTATATTATCGGGAATTTCTCTGCGCTGTCGTCGATCCTGCTCGACAGCTTTGCAGGACTTGGGCTGAAGGCGAGCGGCGGGGCACTTGCTCTTGGCGACTTCATGCGGCCCGGCATGATCGCAGCGACCGGTCTCGATGCCGGAGCGCCACTCCTCGATGCGACCGAGAATCTGATGGGGCCGGTCGGCTTCTTTTCCAATTTTGCCCAGATCGCCATCCTGCTCGTCGCATGGGTGATCGTCGTGCTCGCCTTCTTCATTCTCGCGGTGCAGATCTTCGTCACGATCCTCGAGTTCAAGCTGGTGACGCTTGCCGGGTTCGTGCTGCTGCCCTTCGCCTTTTTTTCTCGCACGGCCTTCATGGCCGAACGCGTGCTGGGGCACGTCGTCTCCTCGGGCATCAAGCTCCTCGTGCTTGCGGTCATCACCGGCATCGGAACCACGCTTTTTCATCACTTCCTCGAGGCAGGGATCGGCGCTGAACCCGATATCGAGCAGGCGATGGCGATCGCGCTCGCGGCGCTCACTTTGCTCGGCCTTGGCATTTTCGGTCCGGGAATCGCAAACGGCATCGTTGCAGGCGGTCCGCAGCTTGGTGCCGGCGCGGCGGCGGGAACGGCGGTGGCTGCGGGCGCTACGCTTGCCGCCGGCGCGGCCGGAGCGACACTGGTCGGGGGAGCGGCGGCGACCGCCCTCGGCCGCACGGCGCTTGGCGGCGCGCGCATGGCGGGCAGCGCCCGTGCGGCCTATGCACGCGGCGCCGCCGGGCGTGAAGGCGCAGCCGCGGTGAGCGGCGGCGCTGCCGGTGTGGCAGCTGCCGCTGCGCGCGGGACCGTAGCGCCGGTCCGCAAGGGCGCCGATCGGGTCCGGGCCAGCTATCAGGACGGACGCACAGGACGCGAAAGGGGCAGCTCCGCTTCGCCGGGCACGTCGCCGGAAGAGCAGCCCGCCTGGGCGAAGGCGCTCCGCCGCCGTCAGGCCGTGATGCAAGGCACGGCTGCCCTTGCTCACAGCATCCGGTCGGGCGACGCCCATGGCGCCGGCGCCGCCCCCGATACCAGCGAAAAGGAGTGA
- the trbJ gene encoding P-type conjugative transfer protein TrbJ, which yields MSGALFASFVAGSAIALFPHPASAQIGGIVHDPRNYAQNILTAARTLEQVNNQIRMLQNQTVSLLNEAKNLASLPTSTLAELEGQVDRTRGLLGEAERIAYDVKNIETAFEGRYKNSAFAAPNAALVANAEARWKDSVAAFEDAMKVQAGIVGNLGGTRASLSALVTASQSASGALQAAQAGNQLLALQSQQLGDLAAAIAAQGRAQALEAARSAAIEAEARERFRRFRGRN from the coding sequence ATTTCAGGTGCCTTGTTCGCGTCATTTGTCGCAGGATCGGCGATCGCTCTCTTCCCGCACCCGGCATCGGCGCAGATCGGCGGCATCGTTCACGATCCCCGCAACTATGCGCAGAATATCCTGACTGCCGCCCGCACGCTCGAGCAGGTCAACAACCAGATCCGCATGCTGCAGAACCAGACGGTCTCGCTCCTTAACGAGGCGAAGAATCTCGCTTCGCTCCCGACCTCGACCTTGGCGGAGCTTGAGGGGCAGGTCGACCGGACGCGCGGGCTCCTCGGCGAGGCCGAGCGGATCGCTTATGACGTGAAGAATATCGAGACAGCTTTCGAGGGCCGGTACAAGAACTCGGCATTTGCCGCGCCGAACGCCGCGCTGGTCGCCAACGCCGAGGCGCGCTGGAAGGATAGCGTCGCCGCGTTCGAGGACGCGATGAAAGTGCAGGCGGGGATCGTCGGCAATCTCGGGGGAACCCGCGCGTCCCTTTCCGCGCTGGTCACCGCCAGCCAGTCGGCGAGCGGCGCGCTGCAGGCCGCGCAGGCTGGAAACCAGCTCCTCGCGCTTCAGTCCCAGCAGCTTGGCGATCTTGCCGCGGCGATTGCCGCTCAGGGCCGGGCGCAGGCGCTCGAGGCCGCGCGCAGTGCTGCTATCGAGGCCGAAGCCCGCGAACGATTTCGGCGCTTCCGCGGCAGGAATTGA
- a CDS encoding TrbI/VirB10 family protein: MRLSRKALAVLGGATGLLIGGALIYALEPATPTRRENVYHAQTPGRPGPLAGSPADYGALGGLGPPRPADLGSAALPLDADGRAGSEEQAAHPAPPRETAAEDEARVRARKEREAARASRLFLEGRSASAELGVSEPRPMDEEEASRRDSNESGSRGAFLAERAVTAESRHRLHDPSSARVLQAGSIIPAALITAVHSDLPGQVTAQVTENVYDSPTGALLLIPQGARLIGEYASEVAAGQSRVLLAWDRLILPGGRSLELGRLPGSDASGKAGIGDRTDYHWGAMTGAALVSSLLGIGAELGSDSDDRLLRALREAGQDTVHQTGRRLVERQISRPPTVTVRPGAALRVLVTRDLIFETGAGS, from the coding sequence ATGCGGCTCTCGCGAAAGGCGCTCGCGGTGCTCGGCGGGGCGACGGGACTCCTGATCGGCGGCGCGCTGATCTATGCCCTCGAGCCTGCGACCCCAACGCGCCGCGAAAATGTCTATCACGCCCAGACGCCGGGGCGGCCGGGGCCGCTCGCGGGAAGCCCCGCCGACTATGGCGCTTTGGGGGGCCTTGGTCCGCCGCGGCCCGCCGATCTTGGAAGTGCAGCGCTGCCCCTGGACGCCGATGGCAGGGCGGGATCCGAAGAGCAGGCTGCCCATCCAGCCCCGCCGCGCGAAACAGCGGCAGAAGACGAAGCGCGCGTGCGCGCCAGGAAGGAGCGCGAGGCGGCGCGCGCGAGCCGGCTGTTCCTTGAGGGGCGGTCAGCGTCCGCCGAGCTTGGCGTTTCGGAGCCGCGCCCAATGGACGAGGAGGAAGCCTCACGCCGCGATAGCAATGAGAGCGGATCGCGCGGCGCCTTCCTGGCGGAGCGGGCGGTCACGGCCGAGAGCCGTCATCGGCTCCATGATCCGAGCTCAGCCAGGGTTCTCCAGGCAGGAAGTATCATTCCCGCAGCCCTGATTACCGCGGTCCACTCAGACCTTCCCGGCCAGGTGACCGCGCAGGTGACGGAGAATGTCTACGACAGTCCGACCGGCGCGCTGCTTCTGATCCCGCAAGGCGCGCGGCTCATCGGCGAATATGCAAGCGAAGTGGCGGCGGGGCAAAGCCGCGTCTTGCTGGCGTGGGACCGATTGATCCTTCCCGGCGGGCGGTCACTCGAACTCGGGCGGCTTCCTGGGAGCGATGCAAGCGGCAAGGCAGGGATTGGCGACCGGACAGATTATCACTGGGGAGCGATGACGGGCGCCGCGCTCGTGTCGTCGCTGCTCGGGATCGGGGCCGAGCTTGGAAGCGATAGCGATGACCGGCTGCTGCGGGCGCTGCGCGAGGCCGGCCAGGATACGGTCCATCAAACGGGGCGGCGGCTTGTGGAAAGGCAGATATCCCGGCCCCCGACGGTGACCGTGCGTCCGGGGGCGGCGCTGCGTGTGCTCGTCACGCGCGATCTCATCTTTGAAACCGGTGCGGGGTCGTGA
- the trbF gene encoding conjugal transfer protein TrbF, whose protein sequence is MFRRPSVRYGRSPFPVTPYQRAAQVWDDRIGSARVQAKNWRLAFFGCLALAGGLGAALVWQSARGTITPWVVEVDKFGEARAVAPAEDDWNPSDPQIAFHLARFIEHVRSIPADPVVLRNDWLAAYDFARDGGARALNDYARDSDPFAEIGKAQVAVDVSSVIRASRDSFRIAWTERRYQDGSLIERSRWSAILTVRIEPPRTPDALRKNPLGLFVTALSWSRELSQ, encoded by the coding sequence ATGTTTCGACGACCTTCGGTCCGCTATGGACGCTCGCCCTTTCCCGTCACGCCCTACCAGCGCGCGGCGCAGGTCTGGGATGACAGGATCGGTTCCGCCCGCGTCCAGGCGAAGAACTGGCGTCTCGCCTTTTTCGGCTGTCTTGCCCTTGCGGGCGGCCTCGGCGCCGCACTCGTGTGGCAGTCGGCGCGCGGTACGATCACGCCCTGGGTTGTCGAGGTCGACAAGTTCGGCGAGGCGAGGGCGGTCGCGCCGGCCGAGGACGATTGGAACCCCTCCGATCCCCAGATCGCCTTTCACCTTGCGCGCTTCATCGAGCATGTGCGCTCGATCCCGGCCGATCCGGTGGTTCTGCGCAACGACTGGCTCGCTGCCTATGACTTTGCGCGTGATGGGGGCGCGCGGGCGCTCAATGATTATGCGCGGGATAGCGATCCCTTCGCCGAGATCGGGAAGGCCCAGGTCGCCGTCGATGTCTCGAGTGTCATTCGCGCATCGCGCGACAGCTTCCGCATCGCCTGGACAGAGCGGCGATATCAGGACGGCAGCCTCATCGAGCGTTCGCGCTGGTCCGCCATCCTCACCGTCCGCATCGAGCCGCCGCGCACGCCCGACGCGCTCCGCAAGAACCCGCTCGGGCTCTTCGTCACCGCTCTTTCATGGTCAAGGGAGCTCAGCCAATGA
- a CDS encoding ISAs1 family transposase: MAGTVSLLDHFSALKDPRQQWRVIYPLREILFLVLSATLSGMEDFVEIRLWGQQRLDFLRRFLPFERGIPAHDTLNDVINAIDEELFKSCFASWVETLREQEPDIIAIDGKTSRRSHDRGRGRDPLHMVSAWATRQRLVLGQEAIEHKSNEIVAIPRLLERLELKGALVTIDAMGTQSEIAEKIVAKGGDYLLALKANRPATYRDVVRFFAEPPADQLSEPFETVEKDHGRLESRRHVVCHEVDWLFSDRRYPDEPRFPHLAMIAMVETQVERQGRLEQERRYYLSSAKLDAKSFAAAVRAHWGIENRLHWVLDVVFHDDLARLRTGSGPQNMAVVKHMAMNLVRAQDDKHSLKIRRKLANLNPDYLQKLLTQAPALT, from the coding sequence ATGGCCGGCACTGTATCGCTACTGGATCATTTTTCGGCGCTGAAGGATCCGCGCCAGCAATGGCGGGTGATCTATCCACTTCGAGAGATCCTGTTTCTGGTTCTGTCCGCGACGCTGAGCGGAATGGAAGATTTTGTCGAGATCAGGCTGTGGGGACAGCAGCGTCTGGACTTCCTGCGCCGCTTTCTGCCCTTTGAGCGCGGGATACCGGCGCACGACACTTTGAACGACGTGATCAATGCGATCGACGAGGAGCTGTTCAAATCCTGCTTTGCAAGCTGGGTAGAGACGCTTCGCGAGCAGGAGCCGGACATTATCGCGATCGACGGCAAGACCTCGCGCCGGTCGCATGACCGCGGCCGCGGCCGTGATCCGCTGCACATGGTATCAGCCTGGGCGACGCGCCAGCGTCTGGTTCTGGGACAGGAGGCGATCGAGCATAAATCGAACGAGATCGTCGCCATTCCGCGCCTGCTCGAGCGACTGGAACTCAAGGGCGCGCTGGTGACGATCGACGCCATGGGCACCCAGAGCGAGATCGCCGAGAAGATCGTGGCGAAGGGGGGTGATTATTTGCTGGCGCTCAAAGCCAACCGGCCTGCTACCTATAGGGATGTGGTCCGCTTCTTCGCCGAGCCGCCTGCCGATCAGCTCTCCGAGCCCTTCGAAACGGTCGAAAAGGATCACGGCCGCCTCGAGAGCAGGCGTCATGTCGTATGCCACGAGGTGGATTGGCTGTTCTCCGACCGGCGCTATCCCGACGAACCACGATTCCCGCATCTCGCCATGATCGCGATGGTCGAAACCCAAGTCGAACGACAGGGGCGCCTCGAGCAGGAGCGACGTTATTATCTCTCCTCTGCTAAGCTCGATGCCAAAAGCTTCGCCGCTGCCGTACGCGCCCATTGGGGCATCGAAAACCGGCTTCACTGGGTCCTCGATGTCGTCTTCCATGACGACCTCGCCCGCCTCAGAACCGGTTCCGGCCCCCAAAATATGGCCGTCGTCAAACACATGGCCATGAACCTCGTGCGCGCTCAGGACGATAAGCACAGCCTCAAGATCCGGCGAAAACTCGCCAACCTCAATCCCGACTACCTCCAGAAACTCCTCACCCAAGCCCCCGCGTTAACCTGA
- a CDS encoding PAS domain S-box protein, which yields MADLNGSISAEPSSGRPAGPMSGRAPFGARDAGSLPPPGRQAAVNAALDGVPDPRDWLAAIIEGSNDAIISKDLHGIIQSWNEGATRLFGYAPEEVIGKSVTILIPPARLDEEPRILAEIQQGRRILPFETQRLRKNGELVDISLTISPIHDAHGTIVGASKIARDITERRIAQEQQKLLMGEMHHRVKNLFALANAIVAISSRSGGTLDDIIGMIQDRLQALARAHELTMEGVDEANPSPPQTELLALIHAILAPYVAESRIVVDGDECLVGGQAVTNIALLLHELATNAAKYGSLSVPEGQLLVRVEGSGRDIRLRWEERGGPPPAQGEVERAGGGFGTRLEKGIATTLKASIDRDWKPGGLFVSILVPREALGA from the coding sequence ATGGCGGATCTTAACGGCAGTATCTCCGCGGAGCCGAGCAGCGGGCGCCCCGCCGGGCCCATGAGCGGGCGCGCGCCCTTTGGCGCGCGCGACGCCGGATCGCTACCGCCCCCGGGGAGGCAGGCCGCCGTCAATGCCGCCTTGGACGGTGTTCCGGACCCGCGGGACTGGCTGGCCGCGATTATCGAGGGGTCGAACGACGCGATCATCAGCAAGGACCTCCATGGCATCATCCAAAGCTGGAACGAGGGAGCGACGCGCCTTTTCGGCTACGCGCCCGAGGAGGTCATCGGAAAATCGGTGACGATCCTGATCCCGCCGGCCCGACTGGATGAAGAACCCCGCATTCTTGCAGAGATTCAGCAGGGCCGCCGTATCCTGCCGTTCGAGACGCAACGATTGCGCAAGAATGGTGAGCTGGTCGACATCTCGCTCACCATTTCGCCGATCCACGACGCGCATGGGACCATCGTCGGCGCCTCGAAAATTGCCCGCGACATCACCGAGCGGCGGATCGCCCAGGAGCAGCAGAAGCTTCTCATGGGCGAAATGCACCACCGCGTGAAGAATCTCTTTGCGCTCGCCAATGCGATTGTCGCGATCAGTTCGCGATCCGGCGGAACGCTCGACGATATAATCGGCATGATCCAGGACCGCCTGCAGGCGCTGGCGCGCGCGCATGAGCTCACGATGGAGGGGGTCGACGAGGCGAACCCGTCGCCTCCGCAGACAGAACTTCTGGCATTGATCCACGCGATCCTCGCACCCTATGTGGCGGAAAGCCGGATCGTCGTTGACGGAGATGAATGTCTTGTGGGCGGACAGGCGGTCACGAACATTGCCCTTCTGCTCCACGAACTTGCGACAAACGCGGCCAAATATGGGTCGCTTTCCGTGCCTGAAGGCCAGCTCCTCGTTCGCGTCGAGGGGAGCGGCCGCGATATCCGCCTTCGCTGGGAGGAAAGGGGCGGCCCGCCACCCGCGCAAGGAGAAGTCGAGCGGGCAGGCGGGGGTTTTGGAACGCGTCTCGAAAAAGGCATTGCCACGACGCTCAAGGCATCGATCGACCGCGACTGGAAGCCCGGCGGACTGTTCGTCTCGATACTCGTTCCGCGCGAAGCGCTGGGGGCCTGA
- the trbG gene encoding P-type conjugative transfer protein TrbG, producing the protein MTTPIILIAAATMLLAPVASAEPGDPRARVGKANAEARVEPDAHAYRNAIQQYAWSEGALYQVYAAPGQVTDIVLEAGEALVGPGPVAAGDTVRWIIGDTVSGAGASRRVHLLVKPTRSDISTNLVINTDRRTYHLELRAAPATYMASVSWTYPADELIALHAAASEKERQEPVAAGIDPARLDFRYRISGDKVPWRPLRVFDDGRQTFVEFAGGIASHEMPPIFLLNEGGEAELVNYRVSGRYLVVDRLFDRAVLRLGVGKAAREVRIRREKPRRGGQ; encoded by the coding sequence ATGACGACGCCTATTATCCTGATTGCCGCTGCAACGATGCTGCTCGCGCCCGTAGCTTCTGCCGAACCTGGCGACCCGCGCGCGCGCGTCGGCAAGGCCAATGCCGAGGCGAGGGTCGAGCCCGACGCGCACGCCTATCGCAACGCGATCCAACAATATGCCTGGTCCGAGGGCGCGCTCTACCAGGTTTATGCAGCCCCGGGTCAGGTGACCGATATTGTCCTTGAAGCCGGGGAAGCGCTCGTGGGTCCAGGACCGGTTGCCGCCGGCGACACGGTGCGGTGGATCATCGGCGATACGGTGAGCGGCGCGGGTGCCTCGCGCCGCGTCCATCTCTTGGTAAAACCCACGCGATCCGACATTTCCACCAATCTCGTCATCAACACCGACCGCCGGACCTATCATCTCGAATTGCGCGCGGCGCCAGCGACTTACATGGCGTCGGTGTCATGGACCTATCCGGCGGACGAGCTGATCGCGCTCCACGCCGCGGCGTCCGAGAAAGAAAGGCAAGAACCGGTCGCGGCGGGCATTGACCCCGCCCGTCTCGATTTTCGCTACCGGATTTCGGGCGACAAAGTGCCCTGGAGACCGCTGCGCGTCTTCGATGATGGCCGGCAGACATTCGTGGAATTTGCAGGCGGGATTGCGTCCCACGAAATGCCGCCGATCTTCCTCCTCAATGAAGGCGGCGAGGCCGAGCTCGTGAACTACCGCGTCAGCGGCCGCTATCTTGTCGTCGACCGGCTGTTCGATCGCGCGGTGCTTCGCCTCGGCGTGGGGAAAGCCGCCCGCGAGGTTCGCATTCGCCGCGAAAAGCCGCGTCGAGGTGGGCAGTGA